In Legionella spiritensis, the following proteins share a genomic window:
- a CDS encoding arsenic resistance protein, with translation MLEKLEKHQIKIYLLCFGVGLALGLISTNQTSPLEKLLEPAIAVLLYTMFCQIPFKQLLDGFQQKRFLLALMTVNFILIPLFIAGASRFLPDSESIRFGIYLVLLTPCVDYVIFFTKAGRGDEKLMLASTPLLLLAQILLLPFYLWWFMGKDMVDLIDIKPFIASFLWLILIPLALAILSEWCAKKSKIGKSYLNFTARLPVPMMGAVLFLVAQSEINRAYSHGWTIIGLIPLYFFYMIVAGMLGWMAGRVFKLRVKQARTVCFSAATRNSLVVLPLALSLADETKASIAAAVIVTQTMTELLGELVYIKAIPILISGSANPHHD, from the coding sequence ATGTTAGAAAAACTAGAAAAACATCAAATCAAAATTTATTTACTATGTTTTGGGGTTGGCCTTGCTTTAGGCTTGATATCGACCAATCAAACCTCCCCATTGGAAAAGCTTCTGGAACCTGCAATTGCAGTATTGCTATACACCATGTTTTGCCAAATTCCATTTAAACAGTTGCTTGACGGGTTTCAACAAAAACGCTTTTTACTTGCGCTCATGACCGTCAATTTTATCTTAATACCTCTCTTCATTGCAGGAGCATCCCGTTTTTTACCCGACTCAGAATCTATTCGCTTTGGTATTTATTTGGTCTTGTTAACCCCTTGCGTTGATTATGTCATTTTTTTCACAAAGGCAGGCAGAGGTGATGAGAAACTGATGCTGGCCAGCACGCCATTGCTGTTGCTGGCGCAAATCTTGTTGCTTCCTTTTTATTTATGGTGGTTTATGGGAAAAGATATGGTTGATTTAATCGATATTAAACCATTTATCGCCTCTTTTTTATGGTTAATTCTTATCCCTCTGGCTTTAGCAATTTTATCCGAATGGTGTGCAAAAAAATCGAAAATAGGCAAAAGCTATCTTAATTTTACAGCACGGCTGCCTGTTCCAATGATGGGTGCCGTTTTATTTTTAGTTGCTCAATCAGAGATTAATAGAGCCTATAGCCATGGTTGGACAATCATCGGATTAATCCCGCTGTATTTTTTCTATATGATTGTCGCGGGAATGCTGGGATGGATGGCTGGACGAGTCTTTAAACTCCGCGTTAAACAAGCTCGAACAGTATGCTTTAGTGCGGCGACAAGAAATTCCTTGGTTGTCTTGCCGCTTGCTTTAAGTCTTGCTGATGAAACCAAAGCATCGATTGCCGCAGCTGTCATTGTTACTCAAACGATGACAGAGCTTTTAGGAGAGCTTGTTTATATAAAGGCTATTCCTATTTTGATTTCTGGCTCGGCGAACCCTCATCACGACTAA
- a CDS encoding TolC family protein: MIIFIWIALIASRVLAQGLFSFQEALKLTYQNNPELQAQIQQAEKARGQFIQDGLWLNPSLMLETENIGGSGSFKGFESAETTLSLNQPIPLGGKRDWLQKASGARYEFMRTAILRKKAELYMAVGEAYVNAYYASQWHEVTKKLVRLNEDIVNDIKRRKKAGVSAELDLRLALVQLGEARIQRSRAHRDIKKQYALLARMTGQDTLSIKALQDKGLPHNGITQQSINNTLNKSVFLREKTAELSAQRVAITSVKKDVWPTIQLQLGGRHFSDDNENALVASVNSVMPVYDRNQGKILSAEAAYTETMQNLRATKLWLKQQLTAAWLDLQQNNEESNQVKNELLPNAQKASSLAIQGYQKGLYSYVELFNAMRLLFNEERHYQQAHAKRDIAMIKITGLLSQGVS, encoded by the coding sequence TTGATTATTTTTATCTGGATTGCCTTAATTGCAAGTCGGGTATTGGCACAAGGACTGTTTTCTTTTCAGGAGGCATTAAAGCTGACTTATCAAAACAATCCAGAATTACAAGCTCAGATTCAACAGGCAGAAAAAGCACGAGGACAATTTATCCAGGATGGCTTATGGCTAAATCCATCCTTAATGTTGGAGACTGAAAATATTGGGGGATCTGGTTCTTTTAAAGGGTTTGAATCAGCTGAGACCACACTATCTTTAAATCAACCAATACCTTTGGGGGGTAAAAGAGATTGGCTGCAAAAGGCAAGCGGTGCTCGCTATGAGTTCATGCGCACTGCCATCTTACGCAAAAAAGCCGAATTATATATGGCTGTAGGCGAGGCTTATGTCAATGCTTATTATGCAAGCCAATGGCATGAGGTTACCAAAAAGCTGGTACGTTTAAACGAAGATATCGTCAATGATATTAAACGCCGAAAAAAAGCAGGTGTGAGTGCAGAGCTTGATTTACGTTTAGCTTTAGTCCAGTTGGGCGAGGCACGTATTCAACGAAGCCGAGCTCATCGTGATATCAAAAAACAATATGCCTTATTGGCCAGAATGACAGGTCAGGACACTTTGAGCATTAAAGCTCTGCAGGATAAAGGATTGCCACACAATGGTATCACACAACAGTCTATTAATAATACGCTTAATAAAAGCGTTTTTCTCAGAGAAAAAACAGCCGAACTTTCAGCCCAGCGCGTTGCCATCACTTCGGTTAAAAAGGACGTTTGGCCAACAATACAGCTCCAGCTGGGCGGACGACATTTTTCTGATGATAATGAGAATGCATTGGTAGCCTCTGTTAACTCGGTCATGCCGGTATATGACCGCAATCAGGGTAAGATATTATCAGCAGAAGCTGCCTATACCGAGACGATGCAAAATTTAAGGGCGACAAAGTTGTGGCTGAAACAACAATTAACCGCTGCCTGGCTTGATTTACAGCAGAATAATGAAGAATCAAACCAGGTGAAAAACGAGCTATTGCCGAATGCTCAAAAAGCATCATCGCTTGCCATACAGGGATATCAAAAAGGCTTATACTCTTATGTTGAGCTTTTTAATGCCATGCGTCTTTTGTTTAATGAAGAACGTCATTATCAACAGGCGCATGCCAAGCGTGATATTGCCATGATTAAAATTACAGGGCTTCTAAGCCAGGGAGTGTCTTAA
- a CDS encoding efflux RND transporter periplasmic adaptor subunit, giving the protein MLMRTMISVLLLAFISTGYCSEQEHEEHKSHQDEEIVSLSKEVIKQYRIEIVKAGPQTLEVTRDILGKIVPNANKTIYIYPRYGGIIKKMTKFLGDKAREGELLATIESNQTLQTYEVRAPFSGYIVRKNTNPGEFVKTGSPIYQLADLSTVWVQLFVYRENAELIKKGQAVVIYDKSKPTKSATSQIDYVSPLGVEHSQTMMARVVLDNNAETLTWLPGLYVNARVVIEKKQVAVAVKNAAIQTFEGKNVVFIKTKEGFEPRVCQFGLEGHNYTEVKKGLKAGDEYVSENSFILKAELEKDSASHSH; this is encoded by the coding sequence ATGTTAATGCGAACCATGATTAGTGTTTTGTTGCTTGCTTTCATTTCAACGGGGTATTGTTCTGAACAAGAACACGAAGAGCATAAAAGCCATCAAGATGAAGAAATAGTGAGCTTATCAAAAGAAGTCATAAAACAGTATCGTATCGAGATAGTCAAAGCAGGGCCACAGACGCTTGAGGTAACACGGGATATACTGGGGAAAATTGTCCCCAATGCCAATAAAACCATTTATATCTATCCTCGCTACGGTGGTATTATCAAGAAGATGACCAAGTTTTTGGGCGACAAAGCGCGCGAAGGCGAATTATTGGCAACTATTGAAAGCAATCAAACGTTACAAACCTACGAAGTGAGAGCCCCTTTTTCAGGTTATATTGTCAGAAAAAATACGAACCCAGGTGAGTTTGTAAAAACTGGAAGCCCAATTTATCAACTGGCCGATTTATCAACCGTTTGGGTGCAGTTATTTGTCTATCGGGAGAATGCTGAATTGATTAAAAAGGGTCAGGCCGTTGTGATTTACGATAAAAGCAAACCTACTAAATCGGCAACCAGTCAAATTGATTATGTATCGCCTTTAGGCGTTGAGCATAGTCAAACCATGATGGCAAGAGTCGTGCTAGACAACAATGCAGAGACGTTAACCTGGTTACCGGGGTTATACGTTAATGCAAGGGTAGTGATTGAGAAAAAACAAGTGGCAGTAGCCGTTAAAAATGCTGCCATTCAGACTTTTGAAGGTAAAAACGTGGTGTTTATCAAGACCAAAGAAGGATTTGAACCCAGGGTTTGTCAATTTGGTTTAGAAGGGCACAACTATACTGAAGTCAAAAAAGGCCTTAAAGCAGGTGATGAGTATGTTTCGGAAAACAGCTTTATCTTAAAAGCCGAACTTGAAAAAGACAGCGCTTCACACAGCCATTAG
- a CDS encoding efflux RND transporter permease subunit, protein MLKGILQFSIKQRWLILVAVFIVMCLGIYNYTKLPIDAVPDITNVQVQINTEAPGYTPLEVEQRITYPIEIIMSGLPKLDYTRSISRYGLSQVTVIFKEGTDIYFARQLISQRLQAVKNQLPEGMNPMMGPISTGLGEIYMYKLTTNKPDKYTPTKLRTIQDWVIRPQLRNVPGVAEVNAIGGYTKQYQVSPDLTKLIRYGLTLQDIEAALKKNNDNVGAGYIEKKGQQFLMRAPGQLKTNEDIERVVVKTFDGVPVHISDIADVRIGHELRQGAGLADGRETVIGTVSMIIGENSRIVAQDIHKAIQKVNQTLPKGVQIVPVYNRTNLVNATIKTVSKNLAEGALLVIVVLFLFLGNFRAALITALVIPITMLITITGMVQYEISANLMSLGALDFGLIVDGAVIIVENCIKKLAWQQHHLKRTLSVKERLDTVLDSANEVIRPSLFGVLIITIVYFPILTLTGVEGKMFKPMAQTVIIALLGSIVLSMTFVPASISIALSGNISEKSNRIVLFFRNLYKPSLLFCFKYRAWVIFTSTALIIASLFLAMRMGGEFIPSLDEGDIALQALRTPSTSLSQSIDMQEHVEKIVERFPEVKLVYSKIGTAEVATDPMPPNVADTFVILKPREKWPNPNKSKTALIKEIQERLEKEPGNKYEFTQPIQMRFNELISGIRADVAIKIYGDDLEKLQSLAKDVFKVVNPVEGAADARIEQASGLPTITIRIDRKKLALYGLNMQDVQDAVETALSGRVTGLVYLGDQRFGLVIRLKDKERKDKNVLSNIFIKLPPKADGINHFIPLSEVASLDEKLGPNQISRENGKRRIFVSTNVRDRDLRSFVDEIQAKIKNNVTLPPGYWIEYGGEFEQMTSAVNRLMVVVPMTLLLIFVLLFMALQSKHDTIVVFSGIPLALTGGVFALWIRGIPLSISAGVGFIALSGIAVLNGLVMITFITNLRKHGHHLVYSIIRGALARLRPVLMTALVASLGFVPMALSTSTGAEVQRPLATVVIGGILSSTFLTLLVLPGLYYWAHKSIEKKKQGKFDK, encoded by the coding sequence ATGTTAAAAGGAATTTTACAGTTTTCTATTAAACAGCGGTGGTTAATTTTAGTTGCCGTTTTCATCGTCATGTGCTTAGGTATTTATAATTATACCAAACTTCCGATTGATGCAGTTCCTGATATCACCAACGTCCAGGTACAGATTAATACGGAAGCGCCAGGTTATACACCCTTAGAAGTGGAGCAGCGCATCACTTATCCCATTGAAATTATTATGAGTGGTTTGCCAAAGCTTGATTATACACGCTCGATATCCCGCTATGGTTTGTCTCAAGTCACCGTTATTTTTAAAGAAGGAACCGATATTTATTTTGCCAGACAACTTATCTCCCAGCGTTTACAAGCGGTAAAAAATCAGCTCCCTGAAGGCATGAATCCCATGATGGGGCCTATTTCGACCGGTCTTGGTGAAATATACATGTATAAGCTCACCACAAATAAGCCTGATAAGTATACCCCAACGAAGCTTCGCACCATTCAGGACTGGGTTATCCGCCCGCAATTACGTAATGTGCCAGGCGTTGCTGAAGTGAATGCCATTGGCGGCTATACCAAGCAGTATCAAGTATCGCCGGATTTAACAAAACTAATTCGTTATGGGTTGACATTGCAAGATATTGAGGCGGCACTTAAAAAAAACAACGACAATGTCGGTGCTGGGTACATCGAGAAAAAAGGTCAGCAATTTTTAATGCGTGCACCAGGGCAATTAAAGACGAATGAAGATATTGAGAGAGTCGTTGTTAAAACCTTTGATGGTGTGCCTGTTCATATCTCAGATATTGCTGATGTTAGGATTGGTCATGAATTACGCCAAGGTGCGGGGCTTGCTGATGGTAGAGAAACAGTTATAGGTACGGTTTCCATGATTATCGGTGAGAACAGCCGCATTGTTGCACAAGACATTCACAAAGCCATACAAAAAGTCAATCAAACCTTGCCTAAAGGCGTTCAAATTGTCCCTGTTTATAACCGAACGAATTTGGTGAATGCCACAATTAAAACGGTCAGTAAAAATCTTGCAGAAGGCGCGCTATTAGTCATCGTAGTTCTCTTTTTGTTTTTAGGTAATTTTAGAGCTGCATTGATTACTGCTTTAGTCATTCCCATCACCATGCTGATAACCATTACTGGTATGGTGCAATATGAAATTAGTGCCAATTTGATGAGTCTTGGTGCACTTGATTTTGGTTTGATTGTTGATGGTGCGGTTATTATTGTAGAAAATTGCATTAAAAAGCTCGCCTGGCAACAGCATCATCTAAAAAGGACTCTTTCAGTCAAAGAGCGACTGGACACCGTACTAGATAGTGCCAATGAAGTGATTCGCCCAAGTCTTTTTGGGGTATTGATTATCACCATTGTTTATTTTCCAATCTTAACGTTAACGGGCGTTGAAGGAAAAATGTTTAAGCCTATGGCGCAAACGGTTATCATTGCCTTGCTTGGCTCTATTGTTCTTTCCATGACCTTTGTTCCAGCGTCAATATCGATTGCTCTATCCGGAAACATCAGTGAAAAGAGCAACCGCATTGTTTTGTTTTTCAGAAACCTATATAAACCATCTTTATTATTTTGTTTTAAATACCGCGCGTGGGTTATTTTCACATCTACTGCTCTTATCATAGCAAGTCTTTTTTTAGCTATGCGTATGGGCGGGGAGTTTATTCCCAGTCTTGATGAGGGTGATATCGCTTTACAAGCTTTACGAACTCCCTCAACCAGTTTGTCGCAGTCCATTGATATGCAAGAACATGTTGAAAAGATTGTTGAGCGTTTTCCTGAAGTCAAACTGGTTTATTCTAAAATTGGAACCGCTGAGGTAGCAACCGACCCCATGCCTCCTAACGTTGCAGATACTTTTGTTATTTTAAAACCAAGGGAAAAATGGCCTAATCCCAATAAGTCCAAAACCGCACTGATTAAAGAGATTCAAGAAAGGCTTGAAAAAGAACCAGGTAATAAATATGAATTCACCCAACCCATACAGATGCGTTTTAATGAGCTCATTTCAGGTATTCGTGCCGATGTAGCGATTAAAATTTATGGGGACGATCTTGAAAAGCTGCAATCTCTTGCCAAAGATGTCTTTAAGGTTGTTAATCCGGTGGAAGGGGCTGCTGATGCCCGAATCGAACAGGCAAGTGGTCTGCCTACCATTACTATTCGTATTGACCGTAAAAAATTAGCACTTTATGGCTTGAATATGCAGGATGTTCAGGATGCGGTAGAAACGGCTTTAAGTGGACGGGTAACCGGACTCGTTTATCTTGGCGATCAGCGTTTTGGTCTGGTGATTCGATTAAAGGATAAAGAACGTAAAGACAAAAATGTTTTGTCTAATATTTTTATTAAACTCCCTCCCAAAGCTGATGGTATTAATCATTTTATTCCTCTAAGCGAGGTTGCCTCTCTCGATGAAAAATTAGGACCCAACCAAATCAGTCGAGAAAACGGTAAGCGACGTATTTTTGTTTCCACTAACGTTAGAGACAGGGACTTGCGCTCTTTTGTTGATGAAATCCAGGCCAAGATAAAAAATAATGTTACTCTACCCCCAGGATACTGGATTGAATATGGTGGTGAATTTGAGCAAATGACCTCAGCGGTTAACCGGTTAATGGTGGTGGTGCCAATGACGTTATTGTTAATATTTGTATTATTGTTTATGGCTTTGCAGAGCAAACACGACACGATTGTGGTGTTTAGCGGCATTCCACTGGCTTTGACTGGTGGTGTTTTTGCCTTATGGATAAGGGGAATACCTCTGTCCATCTCCGCAGGTGTTGGTTTTATTGCCCTATCTGGGATTGCGGTATTAAATGGCCTTGTGATGATTACCTTTATTACCAATTTAAGAAAACATGGCCATCATCTGGTGTATTCAATCATTAGAGGAGCATTGGCTAGATTAAGACCCGTGTTAATGACAGCCCTTGTCGCATCGCTTGGGTTTGTGCCCATGGCTTTATCAACCAGCACAGGCGCTGAGGTGCAAAGGCCACTGGCAACTGTCGTTATTGGCGGTATCCTTTCATCAACATTTTTAACTTTGCTGGTGTTGCCGGGACTATATTATTGGGCGCATAAGTCAATTGAAAAGAAGAAACAAGGTAAGTTTGACAAATAA
- a CDS encoding tetratricopeptide repeat protein, which translates to MYMRMLPLIFIGIFLGVGSYLGLFNGFKEQVYNYILVYKKPSDWNDRGVDYITGHGVSQNYQQAAKWFRKSAKQGEAFAQRNLGILYATGIGGSQDYNEAFKWFRKAAEKNDPVAEFNLGVMYELGLGVSYNTSEAFKWINKSAKQGFRDAERDLGLMYLMGKAVPQNHNEAVIWIRKAAEKGDRIAQVTLGTMYAAGYGNVIVQNYIEAMKWFSHAAKQGDAMAQYNIGVLFYKGKGVTKNVKEGVKWFHLAAKQGLPQAQFALAMCSECDEVISQNNMEERKALEEMANYGYPKTIEILQNFNLH; encoded by the coding sequence ATGTATATGCGCATGCTACCATTGATTTTCATTGGAATATTTTTAGGTGTTGGCAGTTATTTAGGGCTATTTAATGGTTTTAAAGAACAGGTATACAATTATATCCTTGTCTATAAAAAACCATCTGATTGGAATGATCGAGGTGTAGATTATATCACAGGCCATGGTGTTTCTCAAAATTACCAGCAGGCTGCAAAATGGTTTCGCAAATCTGCAAAACAAGGTGAAGCTTTTGCGCAGCGCAACCTTGGTATTTTGTATGCAACTGGAATAGGGGGCTCACAGGACTACAACGAAGCTTTTAAATGGTTTCGAAAAGCTGCTGAAAAAAATGACCCTGTTGCTGAATTTAACCTAGGAGTCATGTATGAACTAGGCCTTGGTGTTTCATACAATACGAGCGAGGCTTTCAAATGGATTAATAAATCAGCGAAACAAGGATTTCGAGATGCAGAGCGAGATCTTGGGCTCATGTATTTAATGGGTAAAGCCGTACCACAAAACCATAATGAGGCGGTTATATGGATTCGCAAGGCGGCTGAAAAAGGTGATCGAATAGCTCAGGTTACTCTTGGCACAATGTATGCTGCAGGTTATGGCAATGTTATTGTACAAAATTATATTGAAGCGATGAAGTGGTTTTCCCATGCTGCAAAACAGGGAGACGCTATGGCTCAATATAATATCGGGGTGTTATTTTATAAAGGCAAAGGAGTAACTAAAAATGTCAAAGAAGGGGTAAAATGGTTTCATTTGGCCGCTAAGCAAGGCTTGCCACAAGCCCAATTTGCATTAGCTATGTGTTCTGAGTGTGATGAAGTTATCTCTCAAAACAATATGGAAGAGCGTAAGGCCTTGGAAGAAATGGCTAACTATGGTTATCCAAAAACTATAGAAATCTTGCAGAATTTTAATTTACATTAA
- a CDS encoding cation diffusion facilitator family transporter, with amino-acid sequence MNNKSNTKVITASKEKRLFIATFVNILLTVAQIIGGLISGSLSLISDALHNFSDAASLLLALLAVKIGQKKPDLSKTFGYQRAETVAALINFTTLIIIGLFLMYEAVIRLIYPKPISGWMVVIIAIIALIVDIITAMLTYKESKKSMNIKAAFLHNLTDALASVGVVVAGTLILLYNWLWVDAVVTFLISAYVLWQGLREIPKAIHLLMEGAPYDVDIAEIIDGVERLGGVKELHHVHVWQINEQLNALEAHVVVENHLDNASLKKEIKQLLIQRYHIGHSTLEFE; translated from the coding sequence ATGAATAACAAATCCAACACAAAGGTTATAACCGCCTCAAAAGAGAAAAGATTGTTTATTGCAACATTTGTAAATATTTTGCTGACTGTCGCTCAAATTATTGGTGGCCTTATATCCGGTAGCTTATCACTAATTTCTGATGCGCTTCATAATTTCAGTGATGCTGCCTCACTGCTTCTAGCTCTGCTTGCTGTAAAAATCGGTCAAAAAAAGCCTGATTTATCAAAAACGTTTGGGTATCAACGAGCAGAGACAGTTGCTGCTTTAATTAATTTTACAACTTTAATTATTATTGGCTTGTTTTTAATGTATGAAGCGGTTATCAGATTGATTTATCCTAAGCCAATTTCAGGTTGGATGGTTGTCATTATTGCAATCATTGCATTGATAGTAGATATAATAACCGCGATGCTCACTTATAAGGAATCTAAAAAAAGCATGAACATAAAGGCTGCTTTTTTGCATAATCTAACCGATGCATTAGCTTCCGTTGGGGTGGTTGTGGCGGGTACTTTAATACTGCTATACAATTGGTTATGGGTGGATGCTGTAGTCACTTTTCTCATCTCAGCTTATGTTTTATGGCAAGGACTTCGTGAAATTCCTAAAGCCATTCATTTGCTCATGGAAGGTGCGCCATACGATGTTGACATCGCTGAAATAATAGACGGCGTTGAGCGCTTAGGTGGTGTGAAAGAATTGCACCACGTTCATGTTTGGCAAATCAATGAACAATTAAACGCGCTTGAAGCGCATGTGGTTGTTGAAAATCACCTTGATAACGCTTCGTTAAAAAAGGAGATAAAGCAGTTATTAATACAAAGATATCATATCGGACATTCTACTTTGGAATTTGAATGA
- a CDS encoding cation transporter encodes MTDCGCQQTATTKAERKTLTIALVLNALMFVVGLTAGIIAQSTALIADSLDMLADSFAYSLGLIAVGRTAKLKKTIAVTSGGLLCFLGLGVLFEVGRRAWYGSSPESSLMVVVACMSLIVNTIVLKLLKKFRNGEVHLRATWIFTRADVVANIGVIFSGILVLLTKSRYPDLIVGFAIGLYVIKEALEIFKESLKP; translated from the coding sequence ATGACTGATTGTGGATGCCAACAGACTGCTACGACAAAAGCCGAACGAAAGACACTAACTATTGCTCTTGTATTAAATGCACTGATGTTTGTGGTAGGACTCACTGCTGGGATTATTGCCCAATCTACGGCGCTTATTGCTGACTCACTTGACATGCTTGCCGACTCTTTTGCATACTCTCTTGGACTAATAGCGGTAGGCCGAACAGCTAAATTAAAGAAAACCATAGCAGTCACTAGCGGAGGATTGTTATGCTTCTTAGGGCTAGGCGTTTTATTTGAAGTAGGACGACGCGCATGGTATGGAAGCTCTCCTGAAAGTAGCCTTATGGTAGTGGTGGCCTGTATGTCACTGATTGTAAACACCATTGTATTGAAACTTCTTAAAAAATTTCGTAATGGAGAAGTGCATCTTCGTGCTACCTGGATATTTACGAGAGCGGATGTAGTTGCCAACATAGGCGTTATTTTTTCTGGAATTTTGGTTTTGTTAACAAAATCACGCTATCCGGATTTGATTGTGGGCTTTGCTATTGGCCTTTATGTTATAAAAGAAGCTTTGGAAATTTTCAAAGAATCTTTAAAGCCTTAA